GCGCGTCATCGGGCCCACCACGTCGTCGCCGCCGGTCAGCCACTCGACGGAGAACGCACCGTCGGCGAGCGCCGCCCGCAGCGTGCCCACGACGTGTGCCGGCGGCGCCCCGCCGAGGGTGACAAGCAGCTTGGTCGGGATCTCCGGCACGGCGCGCGGCGCGATGGCGGCGCGCAGCTCGCGTCGGATCAGCGCGTAGCGGCTGCCGAGCAGCAGGTCGACGCCGGCGCGCCGCCCCGGGTAGGGCGCGCTCGTCGCACCCGGGTTGTGGTCGAGGACCACGTCGGCGCTCGCGCTGTCGACCAGTCCGTGGTCGTCGATCACGAGGACGCGACCCGACGCCGTCGCCCGCGCCCGCAGCGCGGGGTCAAGGGCGTAGCCGTCGAGCACGATCCAGTCACCCGCGGGCATGTCGCTCACCGGCACCAGCGCGGCGCCTTCGGCGGCGTAGCGCTGCGCCCAGTCCGCCGGCACGTCGACGGCCGCCAGCGTGGCGGTGTCGCCGCCGTCGACCCACGCCTGCACCAGCGCCAGGCAGCGCGCCAGGTGACCGGCGCCGACACCGGGCCCGCTGCCCGCGACGATCACGAGATGGGCCACGACCGGAGGTTACGAGGCGCAGGGTACGTTGCGGTGATGACGACACCCACGCCCGGCGGTTCGGAAGCGGCGCGGCTCGAAGCGTTGTGGAGCGGCGACTTCGGCCAGCAGTACGTCGCCCGCAACAAGGACGCGGGGCATGACCGCGGCGCGTTCTGGTCGTCGCTGCTGGCGCGCACGCAGGCGCGCACCGTCCTCGAGGTCGGCTGCAACGTGGGCGCCAACCTCGTGCACGTTTCCGAGCACGTGCCGCCGGTCGACGTGTGGGGCGTCGACGTCAACCTCGACGCGCTCGGGATCATCCGCAGCCGGCTGCCGCAGGTCAACAGCGGCTACGCCGTGGCCCGCAACCTGCCGTTCCGCGACGGGTGGTTCGACCTCACCTTCACCGTGGCCGTGCTCATTCACGTGCCCGAGGACGCGTTCGCCCTCGCCGTCGGCGAACTCGTGCGCTGCGCCCGGCGCCACGTGCTCGTCGTCGAGTACTTCGCCGCCGAGACCACCGAGGTCAACTACCGCGACCAGACCGGGGCGTTCTTCAAGCGCGACTACGGCCGGCTGATCGGCGGGCTGTTTCCCGAGCTCACGCTGGAGGACAGCGGCGAACTCACCAAGGCCGAGGGGTTCGACGACGGTCTCGGCTGGTGGCTATTCGCCAAGCCCTGAACCGAGGATCTCCGCGCAGATGCGGTCGACGTCGGGGTTGGCGCCGGGCTTGAGCTCGTCGAGGCTGGTGACGTCGACGCGCGCCAGGCCGGGGACGTGCTCGACGACGCCCGGCGACTGCACCGGCGCCCGGAAGAAGAACAGGTAGGCGTAGCGCCGCACGCGGTCGACGTCGGGCGTGTGCGCCGCCGGATCGGCGAGTGCCGCGTCGAGGGCGGCTTCGAACTCGGCGGGATTGCTGACGTCGATGGTGAAGCCCTTGTCGCGGTAGTGCGTGCGCCCCGCCACGATCACCGGCTTGCCGTGCAGCGCCAGCTCGAGGCCGGTGGTCGACGTGAACACCAGGCCGACGTCGGTCTCCTCCATCAGCGTGTACGAACTCGTCGAATCGTCGGCGCCGATGACCCGCACGTTCGGCGGTAGCTCCGGAAACTTCTCGGCGAGGAACTCGCCGAGCGGCTCGCGCGTCTGCTTGCCCGGCAGCTTCACTTCGGCGGGATGGATGCGCACGATGAGGTCGTGATCGGGCCGGCGGGCGAAGGCGTCGACCGCCGCGGCCAGCCACGTTTGCAGCGACGGGTACGCCACCTCCTGGCCGATGACGGCGGAGTCCCACGTGAGATTGGTGAAGAGGGTGACGAGGCGGCGGCCCTCGCGGCGGGCGACGCCGCCGAACTGCGGGTCGGTCCAGTAGCGGTCGATGGTGCGCCGGCCGACGCGGCGGTCGTCGAGGTAGGCGTCGAGCTCCGCGTCCTCGGCGGGCGTGAGTGGCCGGTCGGCGTAGGCGGCCCACAGGTGCGACACGTCGCCTAGGCAGGCGGCGGCGCCGCGGCGGAACAGCAGCGTCTCCTTGATGAAGCCGCGCTCGTAGGTGACGACTTCGATCCCGCGCTGGCGGCACAGCTCCCACGTGATCGCTTCGAAGAAGAACAACCCGTTCAAAAGCAGCACGACGTCGGGTTGCAGCCGGTCGAGCGTGGCGGCCACGCCGCGGGCGACGCGACGCGCCGAGCGCAGGAAGCGCCGCATCGTCATCGGCCCGAGCGGATCGGACTGGATCTCGGCGCCCATGAGGAACCATTTGGCGGGAATGTCCACGAGGTCACCGAGGGGCAAGCCCATGTCGGTGACGTCGCCGAGGGCGGCCGCCGCGATGGCGTCGATCTCGGGCCAGCCGGCGTCGTCGCCGTTGTCCCAGCCGGCGCGCAGCGGCGTATGCGGGAAGCCGTGGGCGTCGAGCGCGTCCTCGACGTAGCGCGTGCACGAGCGGCACGGCACGGGCGGGCCTTCCCACGTGTTCACGCGATCGCAGATCTCGAGGCCGCCGCCGCAAGTGATGAAGTCGACGCGCGCGCCGCGCAGCCGCAACGCGTGGGCGATCATGGCTTCCCACTGCACGTGCGCCGCCCAGTCGCGCGGCGTGAGGATCGCCACGCGCGGACCGTCGGCCGGCGGCAGCGCGGCAGCCTGGGCGCGCAGGTGACGCGCCCGCACGTGCTCGGGCACCATGCCGATCTGGCGCAGCGCGAGGTGCGCGCCCTTGACGGCGTATTCGGAGAGGCGGTCGCGCCGCGGCAGCGGGCTCATCGGCGACCGCCGCGCGGGCGCGTGTCGAAGCCGCGGCCCGATAAGAGGCGGCCGATGCCGCGCCAGAACCCGAAGCCATAGGCCCAGTGGCACAGCTCGAAGGCGGCGAACGCGCGGTGCGGCGCCACACCCGGGTCGTCGCTCGTCTTGACCGCGCCGTAGGCGCACACCGCCGTGTGGGCGAGCGGTACCGCCACCTTCCACCACCGGCGTCCGAAGACGAGGCCGAGCACCGTCGCGGCCACGAGGCCCGCGGGCGCCAGCGGCCGCCACGACGGGAGCGTGCGGTGCTTGCCGAGCGTCGACGCCTTGGCCATGCCGTAGTTGGCGTACTGGCGCGCCAACGCCCGCGGCGTGTCGCGGGGGAAGTACCACGAGTGGATGTCGGGATCGAGCATCACCGTGCCGCCGGCCTCGCGCAGGCGCAGGTTGAGTTCCTGGTCCTCGGCGGCCCACTGGAGGCGTGACTCGTCGTAGCCGCCGAGGTCGAGCAGCGTGGCGCGCTTCCAGCACCCGAGGTACACCGTGTCGACCTCCTCGCGCCGTTGCGAGTAGTGGAAGCGACCCGGCCCAACGCCGAGGGGCGACGACGTGACGGCGGCGACGGCGCGGCCGAAGTTGCTCGTACCGACGGCGCGCATCCGGCCACCGACGTTGGCCGCACCGGTCTCGTCGAGCACGGCGACGCAGCGGGAGACGTAGTCGGGCGCGTACAGCGTGTGGGCGTCGGCGCGGCAGATGACATCGCCCTTCGCCGCGTCGATGCCGATGTTCATCGCGGCGGCCGCGGTCACGCGCGGATTGTCGATCAGGCGCACGCCTGCGCCGTACTCGGCCACCAGGTCGCGGGTGCCGTCGCGCGAGCCGCCATCGACCACGAGGATCTCGGCGATCTCGGGATAGTCCTGCGCGGCGAGCGAATCGAGGCAGTCGCGGATGAAGGCGCGCTCGTTCAACGTCGGCAGCACGATCGACACGGCGGGCACGAGTGCGAAGCGTACGGCCCCTAAGGACCCGCCTCAGAACACCGTGGACCCTCGCCTACCGATTCGCTTCGTGCGGTGGCACCGTTGTACTTCGAGGGTCCACGGAGTTCTCGCGGCGGCCCCTAACCTCTCATCGATGACACGAGTCGCCGAGTCTGCGCGGTGGTTCCTGTTTGCGGTGCAGGCCGACGACGCGCGGCGCGCGACGTACGCCCGCTGGATTGCTCGCTTCCGCCGCGGTGAGGTCGAAGCGCGCCAGCGCGCCGCGTCGACCCTCGCCGCGGCCACGACGACGATTCCGCAGAGCACCGGTTACGTCGCTTGCCCGCCGGGAACGCTGGGCGGCGTCGACGCCGTCGTGGCCGAGGTGCAGCGGCTACGCGACACGGCGCTGCGGGCCAGCCCCGACACCAAGCCCTATCTCGTCGACTACCCGATCACCGCGCTCGACGCGTCGTCACCGCTGTTGCGTTTCGCCCTCAGCGACGACGTGCTCGTCCCGGCGTCGCAGTACCTCGGCCTCGTGCCGATCCTCACGATGGTCACGGTGCTGGCGTCGCCGTACCTCGACAGCCCGCAGCTTGCCGGCAGCCAGCTGTTCCACTGCGACTGGGAGGATCGTCGCCAGGTCAAGGTGTTCGTGCACTGCAGCGACGTCGCTGATGCCAACGGGCCGCTGACGGCGGTGGCCGCCGACGCGTCGACCCGCGTGAAGCGCGCCGTCGGCTACCACTACGGCGGGCCCGCGTTCCGACTGCGCGACGACGACGTGCTCCCCCGCGTCGACACCACGGAGGTCACGCCCTTCGTCGGGCCCGCGGGCGCGGTGACCTTCCTCGACACCAGCAGCTGCCTGCACTACGGCAGCCGCGTCCAGCCCGGCGCGCACGAGCGGCTGGTGCTGCAACTCCAGTTCCTCACGCCGACCGCCTTCGACCTCGTGCGCCTCGATCACTCCAAGCGGCCCTTCCGCGCCGTCGCCGGCGACTTCTCGCCGCAGCAACGGCTGGCCCTCGGCGCCACGCCATGACCGAACCGGCGCCCGACCGACCCGTCGCCTTCCGCCGGCGTGTGCTGGTCAACACACTGTCGACGGGCGTCGCCAACATCTGGGCGATCGTCGTCGGCCTCGTCACGCTGCCGCTGCTGCTCCACGGCATGGGCGCCGCCAGCTTCGGGACGTGGGTGCTCGTGCAGACGTTCTCGGCGGTGACGGGATGGATCTCGCTCGCCGACCTCGGCGTCGGCACCGCGACGACACGCAACGTGGCGACCAAGGCGGCGCGCGACGACCGCGACGGCGTGACCACGACCGTGACCAGCGCGCTCAGCGTCTTCGTGGGTGTCGGGGCGCTGTGCGCGCTCGTGCTCGTCACCGTTGGCCGCCGCTTCCTGCCGGCGTTGTTCCACACGCCTCACGCGCTGCGGGCCGACCTCCGGTTCGCCCTCGCGCTGTTCGCCGTGCAGGTGGTCGTCGACCTCGTGACCGAAGGCTGCGAGGCGTGTCTCGAAGGCCTCCAGCGCGTCGACCTGTCGCGCGGCGCCGACGCGGTGAGACGCACCGCCGTCGCCGCCGCCACCGCCGCGGTGGCCCTGGCGGGGGGCGGGCTCAAGGGGGTCGCCGCCGCCAGCCTGGCCGCGTCCGTGGGGGGCATGGCCGTCGCCGTCGTATTGCTGGCGCGCCACTTGCCGGCGGGCGGGCGGCGGCCGTCGCCCGCCATCGTGCGCGAGCTGCTGGCCTACGGCCGCACGGTGGCGGTGCTGCGCCCGCTCGGCGTCGTCCACCGCTCCGTCGACCGCGTCGTGGTCGGCGGCGTGTTCGGGCCCAGTGCCGTGGCGCTCGTCGAGGTGGCCACGCAGATGATGAACGGTGCCGATGCCATCCTCAGCGCGGCGTCGTACGCCGTGATCCCGAGCGCGGCGTGGCTCGACTCACGCGGTGACCGCACGACGCTGGTGGAGTTGCTCGAGCGCGGCACGAAGTACTCGCTGCTGGCGACCCTGCCCGTGGTGGGCCTCGGCATCGCGCTGGCCGGGCCGATCGTGCACCTGTGGGTCGGGGCGCGCTACTCGGCGGCGCCGGGTCTCGCCGCGGTGGCGCTGCTCTACATCGCGCTGGTCGCGCCGCTCCAGGTCGGCTCGAACCTGTTGCTCGCCGTCGGAGAAGCCGGCGCGGTGTTGCGCTCCGCGGCGGCGGCGATCGTCGTCAACGTCGCGCTGAGTGTCACGCTGGTCCACGTGACCGGGATCGTGGGCGTGTTCCAGGCAACCCTGCTCGCCGCGTGCGTCCTGCTGCCGCCGCTCACCCGGTCGGTCCTGCGCGAGGTGGGCATCTCGTTGCGCCAGTTCCTCGCCACCGCGGTGACCCCCGCGGTCGCGCCGCTCGTCGCGCTCGGCGCCGTCAGCGGCGCCTGCGTCGCCGCTCCGCTGCCCGACGTCGCCACCCTCGTCCTCGGCGCCCTCGGCGGCTTCGGCGCGTTCGTCGTCGTCGCCCTGCGGTTCAGCATGAGCCGCAGCGAACTCGCCGAGCTGCGCCGCCTGGCGGCGCGCACCCCGGCGACGGCGCCGTGAGCGACGCCCCGCCGATCGACGCGCTGGTCGACGACGACGGCCGCACGTTCAACTACGTGCGCGTCGACCACGGCGCCGACAACCTGGTCGTGCACTTCAGCGCGTTCTTCGGCGAGTGGGGCAACGCCAAGCCCTACCGCGACACGTTCCAGGGCTACTACCACCGGCTCAAGATGCTGGGTGGCGAGACCGAGCACGACTGGCTGTTCGCCTGCGACCAGTACGGCGCCGAGGCGAACGGCACCTATTACACGGGCGAAGCGGGCGACTTCTTCGTCGAGCGCGCCATGCTGACGTTGCTCGAGCGAACCATGCACGACCTGGGTCATCCACCCGAGCGCACCGTCTTCATGGGCTCGTCCATGGGCGCCACCGCCGCGCTCAAGTTCGGCCTACTGCTCGGCGTGCGCGGCATCGTCGCCGTCGCACCGCACATCGACCTCGACATCTGCGCGGCGCAGCAGAACCGCGAGCGTCACGTGGCTTTCATCGTGCCCGACGGCGACACGCAGGCGGCGCACAACTACGTCTTCACCCGTCAGATCCGCAACCTGGTCGAGCAGTGGGACCAACCCACGGTGCCGCCGGCGCTGTTCGTCCAGTCGTGCGAAGACGACGTCGGCGTGTTCCACGAGCAGGTGCTGCCGCTGGTGGCGACGTGGAAAGAAAAGGGCGGCGCGGTGTACCTCGACGCCCGTCCTCAGGGTGGGCACACCAGCGACTGGGCGACCAAGCCGTTGCTGCTCGACGCCGCCGCCGCGTTGCTGGCCGGCCGCGCTATCGACGTGGCGCGCTACCAGACGGATCCCGTGTTTGCCGGCACTCCGGTGAAGCCACCGCTGTCGCACCGGCTGCGGCGACGCGCCAGCCTGATGCGCAAGCGCCTGCTGCGGCGTTAGCGCCCGGCGCGGCCCACGACGCTGCGGATGGTACGCACCGCGATGCGGGCGTCGAGCCACAGGCTCTGGTGGCGCAGGTAATAGAACTCGAACTGGAGCTTCTCCAGCGCGTCGAACTCCGAGGCGCCGTAGGGGTACTTCACCTGGGCCCACCCCGTGAGGCCGGGGCGCACCGTGTGGCGCAACGCGTAGAACGGGATCTTCTCGCACAGGTCCGCGACGTAGTGCGGCTGCTCGGGTCGCGGGCCCACGAGGGAGATGTCGCCCCGCAGCAGGTTTAGCGCCTGGGGGATCTCGTCGACGTGCGTGCGCCGCAGCCACTTGCCCACCGGGGTGATGCGCGGGTCGTCGTCGCTCGTCCACGTGCCGGCGGCCGTCGCGGACGGGACCATCGTGCGGAACTTGAGGATGTTGAACGTGGCGCCGTTCTTGCCCGTGCGCGGCTGGGAGAAGAACAGCGGGCCCTTGTTGCCGCCGAGGCGGTTGGCGACGGCGACCACCGGCACGACGACCGCCAGCGCCACGAAGCCGGCGGCGCCGGCGGCGAAGTCCATGACGCGCTTGAGCCGGCCGTAGGCCCGGTTGTGCAGTTCCTGAATGTCGAACATCAGCGACAGGCGCTCGAGTTCGCCGTGGGGCAGCTTGCCCAGCCACTCGTCGTAGAACGCTTCGAGCGTGCGGACGCGTACGCCGGTGGCGTGCAGCTCGGCGGCCTGAGCAATTACGTCGGGTTCGGCCTGGGCGTCGAGGTCGAGCACGACGACGGTGGCGCGGGTGCGGCGGACGCGCTCGACGAGCGGCTGCGCCGCCGGGTAGTCGTGGCGGGCGTCGAGCCCGGTGAGCTCACCGACCACGACAGCGGGACGCTCGGAAGTGCGAGCCAATTCGGCGATCAGCGCTTCGGCCTCGCCCTCTTCGGCGACGACCACGACGCGCTCACGCTCCTCGGTGCGGTGGCGCCCGCCGTGGGCGACGAGGGCCAGCAGGGCGTAGGTCGGCGTGAGCACCGCCGCCGACGCGAACACGACGAAGCGCGGCAGGTGGGCGCCACCGTCGACGATCTGGAGTACGGAAATCACGGCGGCCGCACCGGTCGTCGCGGCGAGCGCCGCCGGTAGCGCGCTGCGGCTGCCCCGACGTCCGGCCTCATCGGGCAGACCGGCGCCGTAGGACGCGAGCAGCAGGAGGCCAATGAAGGCGAGCAGCCAGGGCAGGCGGCCGGTCTCGACGATCTCGTAGTGACCGACGCGGGCGGCGTGCAGCTTGGCAAAACCCAACACGACGCCAACCGTCGTCAAATACAACAGCCAACGCGAGCCGCGGGTCACAACGCCCTATCGGCAGATGGCGGCCGAATCTTGAGGATTCGTTGTGTTCCGTCCTATTCGCGGCTGTAGGTCCACACCCGTAGCCGCGTGCCGGGCAGGAATCGCAGCGAGTGGCTCCCCCGTTGGCGCCGGAGTTGGCCGATTCGCGCCGGCTCGTGCCGTCCGTCGATGTCGACGAGGGCGACACGATCGACGCCGGCCCCGTCGACCACGCGGGCGACCCGGCGCAGATCGGCCTCGCTGGGCGCGGTCAGCCAGCGGTCGAGGTCGTGGACGGCGCCGCCCTCGCGCACGAGATGGGCGACGCGCGACACCAGTACCGGCGCCGGCTCGGCGTCGAGACGGCGCGCCGATTCGGCGATGTCGTGGGTGCGCTGGAACATCCAGGCCAGACCGAGCGCCGTCACGAGCACGCTCACGCCGATGACGGCCCGGGCGACGGCGACCGGCGCCTCGGCCAGCGCGACGACACCCACCACCATGACGAGCAGCGACGACAGCAGCACGTAGCGCCCACCCCACTGGGGCCCGGCACCTCCGGTGAACTGCACCGCCCACACGAGCGGCAGCGACACGAGCGCGATCGACAGCAGCAGCGGGGCCGGTGGGCCGCGGCGCCAGCCGAGGGCGATGCCGACGGCGCCGATCGGCGCGGCGGCGAGGAAGCCGGGCACGAAGTCGAGGCCGGCGGCGGTGCGCGCCAGGAGCAACGCGGCGGCGAGGAACGCGAGGCGGGCGTCTCGCCGCAGCGCCGCCAGCGCGACCGCCGCCGCGATCGCGGCGCCGAATACGAGCGACGGCGTGTCGCCGGCGCTGGTCACGCCGACCGTTGTGATGGCGGCTTCCTTCACCCGGCCCGCCGAGTCCGACGACCCGGCATCCGAAACCGTCTGCTCGGCGCGCGTGGAGCGCAGCGACGAACCGAGCACGGCGTGCTCGAGCGCCTGGTTCGCCAGCAACGGCACGGCGAGCCCGGCGGCGACGCAGGCTCCCATCACCACCGCCGCGGTCACACGCGTCCGCACGACGGCGAGGCAGGCGATGGCGGTGGCGACGGCCCCGAAGGCCAGCGCCTCGGTGCGCATCGTGGCGGCAACGCCGAACAAGACGCCGGCGACGACACCGAACCACGCCGGCCGCCGTCGCTGGACCACGTCGACGAGGACGATGGTCGCCCACGCCATCGCCGCGAGGCCGAGCGTGTGCTCCCAGAAGTCGAGGGCGTAAATGGCGACGGGCGACGCCAGGCCGACGAGCCAGAAGGCCAGCCGTCCACCGTCGCGCGCGCCGAGTCGCCGCGCCAAGGCGGCCGCCGCCAGCGCGCAGGCGACGGCGCCGAGCATCGGCAACAGCAGCGCGCCGCGGTAACCCAGCGCGCGGTACAGCGGCTCGGCCGCCAGCAGCGCCGGCAGCGTGGTGACGTTCACCCACCGGTCGCCGATGTGGCTCGTGTAGTACAGCGGGTGCAGCGCGCCGTTCGGGTCCCATTTCGCCGCCCAGTAGCCGATGTCGGGGTCGAAGTCGTGATGCGCGTCCATGGCCCGCAGCGTCGCCACCTTGCCACCGGTGTCGGTGCCCAGGAAGCCGCGCGTGTCGTTGCCGAGCGACAACACGAGATAGATCGCCAGCAAGGCCGCACTGGCGAGCAGCGCGCCGCGGCGCGTCACAGCGACACCTCGGCCACCCGCCAGTCGAGCCCGCCCACCGGCTTGCCTTGGTGGGCGAAACCGCGCGGTGTCAGCGCGCCGGGATAGACCACGGCGACGCGGCCCACGCCCGCGGCGCGCAGACGGCGCAGCACCACCGGGACCTTCGCCGGTTCCACGAGCAACCACTGGCGCGTGTCGACGTTCGGCCAGTCGAGCCGCGGCAGCAGGCCCGCCGTCGTGATGGCGAGCCCGTGTTTCGGGATCGCAGCGAGCAACTCGTGGGTGTGTTCGTGCGTCGAGCGCAACGCGGAGGCCGCCAGCGCGGCGAACGCCAGCGATACGGCGGCGAGACCGGCGACGACGGCCCGGGGCGCGGCGAGAAACGCACGTACGGCCACGGCGATGGCAACGGGCAAACCGAGGGCGAAGTAGCGGCCGCCCCACTCGATGCCACCGCCGCGCTCGTACTGCGTCGCGACGACGGCGGCGGCGAAGCCGACGAGGAGGGCGACGAAGACGCGCACAGCACGGTCACGCCACGAGAACCCGCCGGACCACACGGCGGCCCAAAGGACGGGACACACCACGAACAGGCCGGGCACGACCGGCGCCGTTCCCGACAACGCCCGCAGCAGGACGAGCAGCGCCGCGACGCCGGTGAGCGCGGCCGCCAAGTCGCGGCGACGGCGCGCGAGGAGTCCCGCCACCGCCACAACGACGAACGCCACGAGCAACAGGACGTTCGCCCGCGCGCCGTTGGGATAGCTGTAGCGCAGCAAGGTCGTGTACGCGCCGCGCGCCCGACTCATGAGGTCGTGCGATTGCGCGACGGCCCCGCCGGTGCTCGACACCACCGTGACCGACGCGCCGAAGATGTGGCGCTCCCAGGCGAGGTTGGCCACGAAGCCG
The window above is part of the Acidimicrobiales bacterium genome. Proteins encoded here:
- a CDS encoding sugar transferase; the protein is MLGFAKLHAARVGHYEIVETGRLPWLLAFIGLLLLASYGAGLPDEAGRRGSRSALPAALAATTGAAAVISVLQIVDGGAHLPRFVVFASAAVLTPTYALLALVAHGGRHRTEERERVVVVAEEGEAEALIAELARTSERPAVVVGELTGLDARHDYPAAQPLVERVRRTRATVVVLDLDAQAEPDVIAQAAELHATGVRVRTLEAFYDEWLGKLPHGELERLSLMFDIQELHNRAYGRLKRVMDFAAGAAGFVALAVVVPVVAVANRLGGNKGPLFFSQPRTGKNGATFNILKFRTMVPSATAAGTWTSDDDPRITPVGKWLRRTHVDEIPQALNLLRGDISLVGPRPEQPHYVADLCEKIPFYALRHTVRPGLTGWAQVKYPYGASEFDALEKLQFEFYYLRHQSLWLDARIAVRTIRSVVGRAGR
- a CDS encoding glycosyltransferase family 2 protein, producing MPAVSIVLPTLNERAFIRDCLDSLAAQDYPEIAEILVVDGGSRDGTRDLVAEYGAGVRLIDNPRVTAAAAMNIGIDAAKGDVICRADAHTLYAPDYVSRCVAVLDETGAANVGGRMRAVGTSNFGRAVAAVTSSPLGVGPGRFHYSQRREEVDTVYLGCWKRATLLDLGGYDESRLQWAAEDQELNLRLREAGGTVMLDPDIHSWYFPRDTPRALARQYANYGMAKASTLGKHRTLPSWRPLAPAGLVAATVLGLVFGRRWWKVAVPLAHTAVCAYGAVKTSDDPGVAPHRAFAAFELCHWAYGFGFWRGIGRLLSGRGFDTRPRGGRR
- a CDS encoding lipopolysaccharide biosynthesis protein, translating into MTEPAPDRPVAFRRRVLVNTLSTGVANIWAIVVGLVTLPLLLHGMGAASFGTWVLVQTFSAVTGWISLADLGVGTATTRNVATKAARDDRDGVTTTVTSALSVFVGVGALCALVLVTVGRRFLPALFHTPHALRADLRFALALFAVQVVVDLVTEGCEACLEGLQRVDLSRGADAVRRTAVAAATAAVALAGGGLKGVAAASLAASVGGMAVAVVLLARHLPAGGRRPSPAIVRELLAYGRTVAVLRPLGVVHRSVDRVVVGGVFGPSAVALVEVATQMMNGADAILSAASYAVIPSAAWLDSRGDRTTLVELLERGTKYSLLATLPVVGLGIALAGPIVHLWVGARYSAAPGLAAVALLYIALVAPLQVGSNLLLAVGEAGAVLRSAAAAIVVNVALSVTLVHVTGIVGVFQATLLAACVLLPPLTRSVLREVGISLRQFLATAVTPAVAPLVALGAVSGACVAAPLPDVATLVLGALGGFGAFVVVALRFSMSRSELAELRRLAARTPATAP
- a CDS encoding pseudaminic acid biosynthesis-associated methylase: MTTPTPGGSEAARLEALWSGDFGQQYVARNKDAGHDRGAFWSSLLARTQARTVLEVGCNVGANLVHVSEHVPPVDVWGVDVNLDALGIIRSRLPQVNSGYAVARNLPFRDGWFDLTFTVAVLIHVPEDAFALAVGELVRCARRHVLVVEYFAAETTEVNYRDQTGAFFKRDYGRLIGGLFPELTLEDSGELTKAEGFDDGLGWWLFAKP